A genome region from Cutaneotrichosporon cavernicola HIS019 DNA, chromosome: 5 includes the following:
- a CDS encoding uncharacterized protein (Protein of unknown function (DUF1688)) codes for MSTSSTVEYLRSLGAVRERSNQVFNLIVEGKADHWDWHEDKLATVVDFCADLLSRDFGTDFDKIPPHCRRNHFTTSSNGTIDRVAALKSDPRFPTSPVEQARTLIDLYIMSVLLDAGAGNTWTYREVLDGVEVWRGGRSEGLAVASFHMFCGGAFSSDPNEPLRVDSTALKGLTAAKLAKHMQVTDTNPMSGLDGRANLLIQLGAALDARRDIVRDGRPGDILYFLQPQLKSGNVLPLTLFWDTLFALLAPIWPARTTLSSAPGEVLGDVWPCPSLARSCATRKEGDDLVPFHKLTQWLCYSLLEPIESSAGWHVDRGVGQTGLPEYRNGGLLVDHGLLTVRDLPDSAYPNGRDAPPVLSPSDPAVVEWRAATVAALDKIHKGICAKLSVTTQQLQLAQVLEASTWKGGREIAKAKRPATGGPPIEIISDGTVF; via the exons ATGTCTACTTCCTCTACGGTTGAGTACCTCCGCTCTCTCGGCGCTGTGCGCGAGCGTAGCAACCAAGTCTTCAACCTCAttgtcgagggcaaggccgaCCACTGGGACTGGCACGAGGACAAGCTGGCCACCGTCGTGGACTTTTGTGCGGACCTGTTGAGC cgagaCTTTGGTACCGACTTTGACAAGATTCCCC CCCATTGTCGCCGCAATCACTTCACAACCTCTTCCAACGGTACGAtcgaccgcgtcgcggcgctcaagTCTGACCCGCGCTTTCCCACCTCGCCAGTCGAGCAGGCCCGCACTCTTATCGACCTGTACATCATGTctgtcctcctcgatgccGGGGCTGGTAACACCTGGACGTACCGTGAGGTACTtgatggcgtcgaggtgtggcgaggcggacgcAGCGAAGGCCTTGCCGTGGCGAGCTTCCACATGTTCTGCGGAGGGGCGTTCTCGTCTGACCCAAACGAGCCACTGCGTGTTGACT CCACTGCACTCAAGGGCCTCACGGCTGCCAAGCTTGCCAAGCATATGCAAGTGACGGACACAAATCCGATGTCGGGTCTCGACGGCCGTgccaacctcctcatccagctcggcgccgcccTTGACGCGCGTCGTGACATCGTGCGTGACGGCCGCCCAGGCGACATTCTCT attTCCTCCAGCCGCAGCTCAAGAGCGGCAACGTCCTCCCCCTCACGCTCTTCTGGGACACACTGTtcgccctccttgcgcCTATCTGGCCTGCGCGCACCACCCTCTCTTCGGCTCCGGGCGAGGTGCTGGGCGACGTGTGGCCGTGCCCCTCTCTCGCCCGCAGTTGCGCTACCCgcaaggaaggtgatgaCCTTGTCCCCTTCCACAAGCTCACGCAGTGGCTCTGCTACTCGCTGCTCGAGCCCATCGAGAGCTCCGCCGGCTGGCACGTCGACCGTGGCGTAGGACAGACGGGCCTACCCGAG TACCGCAATGGtggccttctcgtcgaccacgGCCTGCTGACTGTGCGCGATCTGCCCGACTCAGCGTACCCTAACGGCCGCGACGCACCGCCTGTGCTCTCACCCTCGGACCCTGCAGTCGTCGAATGGCGCGCTGCCACGGTCGCTGCTCT cgacAAGATTCACAAAGGTATCTGCGCCAAGCTCAGCGTCACAACACAgcagctccagctcgcacaggtcctcgaggcgaGCACTTGGAAGGGTGGACGTGAGATTGCCAAGGCGAAACGCCCCGCGACTGGTGGCC CCCCCATCGAGATCATCAGCGACGGCACGGTGTTCTAA
- the INV1 gene encoding uncharacterized protein (Belongs to the glycosyl hydrolase 32 family), producing MRQLFAALLLAALPLDARPYRRQLPAGVEVSEVTVTNSDGSVATITLPFVPGNSGNSQTSALPQGVQEAQVTVTNSDGSVATITLPFVPGAAQSSAAQSQGGENQGSQGGQNQPTPAATTPLPAGVSTTVVAVTNPDGSVSSLTLPYVPGSAQPGAQPSGDGQQGQSQGGGQSQPTPAATTPLPAGVSTVVVPVTNPDGSVSSVTLPFVPGTAPSGTASAGEQGQGQGQGQPGQSQAGQGGQPTPTGTVPSAGQSGAAGQGGAGAQPGQGGQQGTGNGTGTGAGTGTGTGANPFTSPVPSGTAINGDYTGLQRPQVHYSPPIGFMGPPTGLLKDSNGTWHLYYEYNPSNTTAGNQHWGHATSPDGYKWENKPIAIWPPSAGSGALGGSVVTDPDNTSGLFANGTGKDNVVAIYTTAQGQVLAYSADGGNTFTAHNGTVLQGGQDPKVIRNGNKWVMAIAVDSQVEIHTSDDLKTWTKASNISGGIGQLSSPNLVPVGDKWALIVSTNSSGTQYWTGDFNGTHFTPANAQPKAAEWGPDGWGGQVCYPDSSGQTVYMTWANNPAYADQTPTGDEYWRGTMSLPRLLTLTNGTDGQVLTQEPFNPAPIVGPLVSAHKSEKGQFNFTIDASVVKSGAMMVLVNVTNLAGVGPAHTVNWTFYSADKTQWLESGYRFDGMAWIRRGKVGSFNAPGYEQNLNTTYMHEGNTFTVASVADRSILETFIDQGKSVATNLFFANATLNQVGVWADVPEGTSVEAYVFALNGVWGAAGGEGGGGAGTQASSNAVPPEPTAATPASPPAASPTA from the exons ATGAGGCAACTCTTCGCtgcgctccttctcgcggCGCTTCCACTCGATGCCCGCCCATACCGCCGCCAGCTCCCCGCAGGCGTGGAAGTGAGCGAGGTGACGGTGACGAACTCCGACGGCTCGGTCGCCACCATCACGCTTCCCTTCGTTCCCGGCAACAGTGGGAACTCGCAAACTTCGGCGCTGCCCCAGGGCGTCCAAGAGGCCCAGGTGACTGTCACGAACTCCGACGGCTCGGTTGCGACCATTACCCTCCCCTTTGTTCCAGGCGCTGCACAGTCTAGCGCCGCCCAGAGTCAGGGCGGCGAGAACCAAGGATCGCAGGGCGGACAGAACCAGCCAACGCCGGCCGCCACTACGCCGCTACCCGCGGGCGTCTCGACCACCGTTGTGGCTGTCACGAACCCAGACGGCTCAGTTTCCTCACTCACTCTCCCGTACGTGCCCGGTTCTGCGCAGCCCGGCGCCCAGCCGAGTGGTGATGGACAGCAAGGCCAGAGTCAGGGCGGCGGACAGAGCCAGCCCACGCCGGCCGCCACTACGCCGCTACCCGCTGGCGTTTCGACAGTCGTCGTACCAGTTACCAACCCCGATGGCTCCGTCTCGTCCGTCACGCTACCTTTCGTCCCTGGCACAGCTCCTAGTGGTACCGCGAGTGCCGGAGAGCAGGGACAgggtcaaggccaaggacaGCCTGGTCAGTCTCAGGCTGGCCAAGGCGGTCAGCCGACGCCAACCGGAACTGTGCCTAGCGCTGGGCAGAGCGGCGCGGCAGGCCAGGGCGGTGCCGGTGCTCAGCCCGGGCAAGGCGGTCAGCAGGGCACCGGCAATGGTACTGGAACTGGCGCTGGAACCGGTACTGGCACTGGCGCAAACCCGTTCACCTCCCCTGTTCCCTCTGGTACGGCGATCAATGGCGACTACACCGGCCTGCAACGTCCTCAGGTTCACTACTCTCCTCCTATT GGCTTCATGGGTCCCCCCACAGGCCTGCTCAAGGACAGCAATGGCACGTGGCATCTGTACTACGAAT ACAACCCCTCCAACACGACGGCGGGCAACCAGCACTGGGGCCacgcgacctcgcccgACGGATACAAGTGGGAGAACAAGCCGATCGCGATCTGGCCTCCCTCGGCGGGCTCTGGTGCGCTCGGCGGCTCAGTCGTGACGGACCCGGACAACACCTCTGGCCTCTTCGCCAACGGTACTGGTAAAGACAATGTCGTGGCGATCTACACGACCGCGCAGGGCCAGGTACTCGCGTAcagcgccgacggcggGAACACGTTCACGGCCCACAACGGCACAGTGCTCCAGGGCGGCCAGGACCCCAAGGTCATTCGAAACGGCAACAAGTGGGTCATGGCCATCGCAGTCGATAGCCAGGTGGAGATCCACACGTCCGACGATCTGAAGACCTGGACGAAAGCGAGCAACATCAGCGGCGGCATAGGGCAATTGAGCAGCCCGAACCTCGTGCCTGTGGGCGACAAGTGGGCCCTCATAGTTTCTACCAACTCCAGCGGTACACAGTACTGGACCGGCGACTTTAACGGGACGCACTTTACGCCTGCCAACGCCCAGcccaaggctgccgagtGGGGTCCCGACGGCTGGGGCGGCCAGGTGTGCTACCCCGACAGCAGCGGCCAGACCGTGTACATGACCTGGGCGAACAACCCTGCGTACGCGGACCAGACCCCAACTGGCGACGAGTACTGGCGCGGCACCATGAGTCTGCcccgcctcctcaccctcaccaacGGCACCGACGGACAGGTGTTGACGCAGGAGCCGTTCAACCCCGCCCCGATTGTAGGCCCACTGGTCAGCGCCCACAAGAGCGAGAAGGGCCAGTTCAATTTCACGATCGACGCCAGTGTCGTGAAGAGCGGCGCGATGATGGtgctcgtcaacgtcacAAACCTTGCTGGGGTGGGTCCAGCCCACACAGTCAACTGGACATTCTACAGTGCCGACAAGACCCAGTGGCTGGAGAGCGGATACCGGTTTGACGGGATGGCGTGGATCCGTCGTGGCAAGGTCGGCTCGTTCAACGCCCCGGGCTACGAGCAGAACCTGAACACGACTTATATGCACGAGGGAAACACCTTCACCGTCGCGTCGGTGGCTGACCGGAGCATCCTCGAGACGTTTATTGACCAGGGGAAGAGTGTCGCGACGAACCTCTTCTTCGCCAACGCCACGCTCAACCAGGTCGGCGTGTGGGCCGATGTTCCCGAGGGCACGAGTGTCGAGGCGTACGTGTTTGCTCTTAACGGTGTCTGGGGCGCGGCTGGTGGggaaggcggaggcggcgctggcaCGCAAGCTAGTAGCAACGCAGTGCCCCCCGAACCGACAGCCGCCACGCCTGCGTCGCCTCCAGCGGCATCTCCGACCGCGTAA
- the SNX4 gene encoding uncharacterized protein (PhoX homologous domain, present in p47phox and p40phox), with amino-acid sequence MEEDGFHSISWDDAPPRTGFADMPGVGEDDDDGFDKISPISTEEHTFGAASTSTVRPEETRRIAFEPGDYEWGGRWMSIEVKDPVKEHEGSKDMFVSYAVETRTNLKTFKESPTAVRRRFQDFVFLHDHLLKSFPACVIPPIPDKHRLEYIKGDRFSSEFVEKRRMDLQRFADRIANHPTLQRSQLVADFLQSQQWNVAKHSHLGHPPPESHSSMLESLSDSIVNAFTRVRKPDARFVEMNDALERFEEGMGQIEKLVARSKNREDDLVSDYQDLAAAYQGLGYLESGITEPLNRFAEKMLDFSTHLKHLNQASVDPFLIQTHSLLAYAGAHRQTIKLRDQKQTDFEELSAYLSAVVGERDRLAALSSGYAGAPVGLGTYLRDQVDKLRGTDDIHTRRERMRKLDGKINELQEAVTAAHETSTAFSDEVIKEHTVFELSKQQEMKEMLGRYADGQVEMLQRAMDEWDRIIPLLQRIRVDV; translated from the exons ATGGAGGAAGACGGATTCCACTCCATTTCATGGGACGACGCTCCCCCGCGCACCGGCTTCGCTGACATGCctggcgtcggcgaggacgacgacgacggcttCGACAAGATCAGTCCCATTTCGACTGAGGAGCACACCTttggcgcggcgagcaCAAGTACCGTGCGTCCAGAGGAAACACGTCGCATTGCATTCGAACCCGGAGACTATGAATGGGGAGGACGCTGGATGTCCATCGAAGTCAAGGACCCCGTCAAGGAACACGAGGGGAGCAAGGACATGTTTGTGTCGTACGCAGTGGAGACAAGG ACAAACCTCAAGACGTTCAAGGAATCGCCTACGGCCGTGCGTCGCCGGTTCCAGGACTTTGTCTTTCTCCACGATCACCTCCTCAAGAGCTTCCCGGCTTGCGTCATTCCGCCCATTCCGGACAAGCACCGTTTAG AGTACATCAAGGGTGACCGCTTCTCCTCAGAGTTTGTCGAGAAGCGCCGCATGGA CCTGCAGCGGTTTGCAGACCGCATTGCGAACCACCCAACACTCCAGCGTAGCCAACTGGTGGCTGACTTCCTCCAGAGCCAGCAATGG AATGTTGCCAAGCATTCCCATCTTGGTCATCCACCACCGGAGTCACACTCGTCAATGCTCGAGTCGCTGAGTGACTCGATTGTGAACGCGTTCACCCGCGTGCGCAAGCCAGATGCGCGCTTCGTGGAGATGAACGATGCGCTGGAGCGgttcgaggagggcatggGCCAGATCGAGAAGCTCGTAGCACGAAGCAAGAACCGCGAAGACG ACCTGGTCAGTGACTACCAGGacttggcggcggcctACCAGGGCCTAGGATATCTCGAGTCGGGCATCACGGAACCGCTAAACCGCTTCGCTGAGAAGATGCTTGACTTTTCGACGCATCTCAAGCACCTG AACCAGGCGTCCGTCGaccccttcctcatccAGACACACTCTCTCTTAGCATACGCTGGCGCGCACCGGCAAACAATAAAGCTGCGGGACCAGAAGCAGACTGACTTCGAGGAGCTATCGGCTTACCTGTCGGCCGTTGTGGGGGAGCGAGACCGGCTCGCGGCTCTGAGCTCGGGTTATGCGGGTGCCCCAGTTGGGCTCGGGACCTACCTCCGAGATCAGGTAGACAAGCTGCGGGGAACGGACGACATCCACACCCGACGCGAACGGATGCGGAAGCTCGACGGAAAGATCAATGAG CTCCAGGAGGCGGTGACAGCCGCTCACGAGACGTCTACCGCGTTCTCGGACGAGGTCATCAAGGAACACACTGTGTTCGAGTTGTCCAAACAGCaggagatgaaggagatGCTTGGCCGCTACGCCGACGGACAGGTCGAGATGCTCCAGCGTGCGATGGATGAGTGGGACAGG ATcatccctctcctccagcgTATCCGGGTGGATGTGtag
- a CDS encoding uncharacterized protein (zinc finger binding to DNA consensus sequence [AT]GATA[AG]), giving the protein MGSISQPISPESPNRLPALSGSTPSHQGSARAANPSWPPSTSPFEPRDAAGTLRRTFPPSSSIAPNLTPPRQETTSGNFSLLHPEHDKTTNSGHEWLFARDSQELGPSCSSSNLQLSRMQTTRDSQHQLYNMLPNAVAGPSSSGPPFQAPPPEPYGGGNIDFQWMANPNVYPPPLFPGYNTNPMSGDPNSRADSETMAQVGAADYTNALNIFRHLQAALPHIRPASALGPPATGQNFSSLLDIAHTASDMLEGKTPKPAPVRQRTHPREPLEPRFQGGKRARVDTYCRGCGATETPEWRRGPLGPRTLCNACGLVHMKMQRKKKKKAEERAVQENAGQPPPL; this is encoded by the exons ATGGGCAGCATCTCCCAACCCATCTCTCCAGAGTCCCCCAACCGCCTCCCCGCGCTGTCCGGTTCAACACCATCCCACCAGGGTTCTGCGCGTGCTGCCAACCCATCCTGGCCACCTTCTACGTCGCCGTTCGAGCCACGCGACGCTGCTGGAACGCTGCGCCGCACAtttcctccttcctcgtccatcgctCCCAACCTGACTCCCCCCAGGCAGGAGACAACCTCCGGCAACTTTTCTCTACTGCATCCTGAACACGACAAGACGACCAATTCGGGCCACGAGTGGCTGTTTGCGCGAGACTCGCAAGAACTCGGCCCATCCTGCTCCTCTTCCAACTTGCAGTTATCCAGGATGCAGACTACCCGCGACTCGCAGCACCAGTTGTACAACATGCTTCCCAACGCGGTGGCTGGTCCTTCATCGTCCGGGCCCCCATTTCAGGCCCCGCCGCCTGAACCATACGGAGGCGGCAACATAGACTTCCAGTGGATGGCAAACCCCAACGTCTACCCACCGCCATTGTTCCCCGGATACAACACCAACCCAATGAGTGGTGACCCCAACAGCCGCGCGGACAGTGAGACAATGGCCCAGGTCGGCGCTGCCGACTACACCAAC GCCCTCAACATTTTCCGTCATTTGCAAGCGGCTCTCCCTCACATCCGCCCTGCAAGCGCACTTGGACCACCTGCGACGGGCCAAAACTTCAGCTCACTATTGGACATTGCGCACACGGCTTCGGACAtgctcgagggcaagacgCCGAAACCCGCACCAGTGCGCCAGCGCACACATCCACGCGAGCCCTTGGAACCGCGGTTCCAGGGTGGCAAAcgtgcgcgcgtcgacacTTACTGCCGCGGATGCGGCGCGACTGAGACACCAGAGTGGCGGCGTGGGCCTCTAGGTCCGCGCACTCTGTGTAACGCCTGC GGTCTCGTGCACATGAAGATGCAgcgcaagaagaagaagaaaGCGGAAGAAAGGGCCGTGCAAGAGAACGCTGGGCAACCTCCGCCCCTATAG
- the MSH3 gene encoding uncharacterized protein (Component of the post-replicative DNA mismatch repair system (MMR)): protein MSNKGGPTQSSLHAFFAPKPTQSGRTANDAVDLTGSPPRKRARPSSPSSTCAPPAKRTESSKNSSSYFKSPARPHSKAPPASFEDYRLSRTREGWESGSARPPREPRSEEAQARHEAFLRVVEGPGFKRRRSLLLDEAMAAEARRADGGDCEELSADATPEVEEAVSALRTKYAAPAKRGRNKKEEEMGPSGMTYTPLEKQFMEIKAKWPDVLLMMEVGYKYKFHGEDAKTAARELGIMAFPNRNFYTASIPAHRLHIHVKKLISLGYKVGVVSQMETAALKKVGDNRNTPFVRELTNLYTAATYVEESSVSSSNLKDGPLLPGAAPPPTNALVALVEADTGDRARIALVSVVPNTGEVVYDEFDDSPVRSELETRLTHLQPAELILPKTKLSKTTEKVLKYITHSSPGETVRVERVDVPEYSEAFDFLAEFYKSKGLGKEQEPIHLTDAEGWDVLMREDGDGEQVEDPIRVARGFPHAVLALVNFPKQVAVALAIEIYRNQTDGGALGSLLWLLDHTKTRMGRRLMREWIGRPLLDVHALRTRIDAVEEVMTNNTYHMEKLRSLLVNMPDLVRGLTRVQYGKVTPSELATILTGLQRIASEFRLNEGKVFKSELLNSILASLPTILEPTKELLGMIDMKAAKANNEGDLWVDVDKYPDVQEAKDCIALSESELDFHLKDVRKTVRRPALNYITVSGIEYLVEVPVRDAKSVPAKWVKISATKSVVRFHTPEIMRLMKDREQHKELLANAAKGAFQDFQAQVAERHDLLVVARQVAVVDCLLSLAKVALAGGYTKPEFVAEPRLDIEGGRHPMVEALREDQYVPFDVSFSDADGHAKVITGPNMAGKSSCVRAIALIVCMAQIGSFVPASKAVLGLHDAVQTRMGAADDLGRGKSTFMVELSETSDILRTVTPRTLVILDELGRGTSTYDGVAIAYATLAHLAGTGANTLFVTHYPMVAEQLAQEFPTAVSNWHMAFSQRTASDGFEEITFLYRLERGLADASFGVWCARLAGLPTSILLRAQERGDSLKADTRERGITAVGAALRALLDVAKDEDGGRRAEVAEVERAARRLDSALAFVRAAPRDSGAGTPAS from the exons ATGAGCAATAAAGGCGGGCCGACTCA GTCGTCCCTCCATGCATTCTTCGCGCCTAAGCCGACGCAGTCTGGGCGTACCGCCAACGATGCTGTGGACTTAACTGGCTCTCCGCCGCGGAAGCGAGCGCGCCCCTcgtcgccttcctccacttGTGCACCACCAGCAAAGCGCACAGAGTCCTCCAAAAATAGCTCGAGTTATTTCAAGTCGCCGGCACGACCACATTCCAAGGCGCCACCCGCGTCGTTCGAAGATTACCGCCTTTCCCGCACCAGGGAAGGTTGGGAAAGTGGGTCGGCTCGTCCACCCCGAGAGCCTCGTTCCGAAGAGGCACAGGCGCGACATGAGGCCTTCCTTCGTGTTGTAGAGGGACCTGGGTTCAAGCGCCGCCGTTcacttctcctcgacgaggcgatggCCGCTGAGGCCCGCCGTGCGGATGGAGGTGATTGCGAGGAGCTGTCCGCAGACGCCACACCAGAAGTTGAGGAGGCTGTCTCTGCGCTCCGCACCAAGTATGCTGCTCCAGCGAAGCGCGGACGGAACAAGAAGGAAGAAGAGATGGGACCGAGTGGGATGACGTACACTCCGCTCGAGAAGCAGTTCATGGAGATCAAGGCCAAGTGGCCAGACGTGCTGCTCATGATGGAGG TCGGATACAAGTACAAATTCCACGGAGAAGACGCAAAGACAGCTGCCCGGGAACTCGGCATCATGGC cttCCCAAACCGCAACTTCTACACCGCGTCTATTCCTGCGCACCGGCTCCACATTCACGTGAAGAA GCTCATCTCTCTCGGATAcaaggtcggcgtcgtGTCGCAGATGGAGACGGCTGCGCTGAAGAAGGTCGGCGACAATCGGAACACACCTTTCGTTCGCGAGCTCACAAACTTGTACACAGCGGCGACTTACGTCGAGGAGTCATccgtgtcgtcgagcaACCTGAAAGACGGGCCACTACTACCGGGGGCGGCCCCACCACCGACAAACGCGCTGGTCGCACTTGTCGAGGCAGACACAGGCGACCGCGCGCGCATAGCGCTTGTAAGCGTCGTCCCGAACACAGGCGAAGTCGTGTACGACGAGTTCGATG ACTCGCCTGTGCGCTCCGAGCTGGAGACCCGTCTCACACACCTGCAGCCCGCCGAGCTTATCCTCCCGAAGACCAAGCTTAGTAAGACAACCGAGAAGGTGCTCAAGTACATCACACACTCGTCACCAGGCGAGACGGTGcgtgtcgagcgcgtcgacgtgccGGAGTACAGCGAGGCGTtcgacttcctcgccgagtTCTACAAGAGCAAGGGCCTGGGGAAAGAACAGGAGCCAATACACCTGACGGACGCGGAAGGTTGGGACGTGCTCATgcgcgaggatggcgatggGGAGCAAGTTGAGGACCCCATACGCGTGGCACGCGGTTTCCCTC ATGCCGTCTTGGCACTGGTCAACTTCCCGAAGCAGGTTGCCGTCGCCCTGGCAAT TGAGATCTACCGGAATCAGACGGATGGAGGAGCCTTAGGTAGTCTCCTGTGGC TTCTTGACCA CACCAAGACCCGTATGGGCCGCCGCCTCATGCGAGAATGGATCGGCCGACCATTGCTCGACGTCCACGCCCTACGCACCCGCATTgatgcggtcgaggaggtcatGACAAACAACACTTACCACATGGAGAAGCTGCGCAGCTTGCTGGTCAATATGCCAGACCTCGTGCGCGGTCTTACACGCGTGCAGTATGGCAAGGTAACCCCTAGCGAGCTCGCGACGATTCTCACTGGTCTGCAGCGTATCGCCAGCGAGTTCAGATTGAACGAAGGCAAGGTGTTCAAGTCAGAACTGTTGAACAGCATCCTCGCCAGCTTACCAACGATTCTGGAACCCACGAAGGAGCTTCTCGGGATGATCGACATGAAAGCGGCGAAGGCGAATAACGAGGGAGATTTGTGGGTCGATGTTGACAAGTATCCCGACGTTCAAGAGGCCAAGGAT TGCATCGCGTTGTCTGAGAGTGAGCTCGATTTTCATCTCAAGGACGTCCGCAAGACTGTGCGGCGTCCAGCCCTCAACTACATCACGGTCAGTGGGATCGAATACCTTGTGGAGGTTCCTGTACGCGACGCAAAAAGCGTGCCCGCGAAGTGGGTCAAGATCAGCGCGACGAAGAGCGTCGTCCGTTTCCACACGCCCGAGATCATGCGCCTGATGAAGGATCGTGAGCAGCATAAGGAACTactcgccaacgccgcgaAGGGCGCCTTTCAGGATTTCCAAGCACAGGTGGCGGAGCGACATGACTTGCTTGTCGTCGCCAGGCaagtcgccgtcgtcgatTGCCTGctctccctcgccaaggTTGCGCTCGCGGGCGGGTACACAAAGCCCGAATTTGTGGCTGAGCCACGCTTGGACATCGAGGGCGGACGACACCCCAtggtcgaggcgctgcgtGAAGACCAGTACGTCCCCTTCGACGTATCATTCAGCGACGCCGATGGGCACGCTAAGGTGATCACCGGTCCGAACATGGCGGGCAAAAGCAGCTGCGTGCGCGCCATTGCCCTCATCGTGTGTATGGCCCAGATCGGCTCGTTTGTACCCGCCTCCAAGGCGGTGCTGGGCTTACACGACGCTGTGCAGAC ACGCATGGGTGCGGCGGACGACCTTGGGCGCGGCAAAAGTACATTCATGGTCGAGCTGAGTGAGACCAGCGACATCCTGCGCACCGTGACGCCTCGCACATTGGTCATCCTTGATGA GCTTGGTCGCGGCACGAGCACTTACGACGGCGTGGCGATCGCGTACGCCACCCTCGCACACCTGGCGGGTACTGGCGCCAACACACTCTTTGTGACCCACTACCCGATGGTTGCGGAGCAGCTCGCACAGGAG ttTCCCACCGCTGTGAGCAACTGGCACATGGCCTTCTCGCAGCGCACAGCGTCGGACGGATTCGAAGAGATCACTTTCTTGTATCGCCTGGAGCGTGGTTTGGCAGACGCCAGCTTCGGAGTCTGGTGTGCGCGCTTGGCTGGCCTCCCGACGTCCATCCTGCTCCGTGCGCAGGAGCGTGGGGACTCGCTCAAGGCTGacacgcgcgagcgcggcatcACAGCCGTCGGGGCTGCCCTGCGTGCACTTCTTGATGTGGCGAAAGATGAGGACGGAGGCCGCAGGGCTGAAGTGGCTGAGGTGGagcgggcggcgcgtcgactcgacagcgcgctcgcgttcgtacgcgctgcgccgcgTGATTCTGGCGCAGGCACTCCTGCATCATGA